One genomic segment of Desmodus rotundus isolate HL8 chromosome 5, HLdesRot8A.1, whole genome shotgun sequence includes these proteins:
- the LOC112317387 gene encoding LOW QUALITY PROTEIN: solute carrier family 22 member 11 (The sequence of the model RefSeq protein was modified relative to this genomic sequence to represent the inferred CDS: inserted 1 base in 1 codon; substituted 3 bases at 3 genomic stop codons) has protein sequence MAFSELLEQXGGVGLFRVLPVITLLLPSISAPSQMLLDNLVATPGHCCGAHMLDNGSEAPAALTPEAFLVISIPPGLNHRPPQCCQFCQPQQQLLDPNATATNXSEAATEPCVDGWVYDRSTFTPTIVAEWGLVCGHQGLKFLGQAGFMAGMLWGPFAXGLLSCWFGRKSMLSWWCLQGAVATTSTIFAPTFLIYCGLRFFSASGLAGIFLTSTTLLVEWAVTHRQAVTLTVLGCSYRTGRVAPGGLAFALRDWRALHLATSAPFFAIFLISWWLPESAQWLISTGKPDRALQKLKKVARINGHKDAKTTLTIEVLMSTMEEEVASARAHQSQLDLFHGPILHRINGTRLPAVPCSFSLMISYFGLVHHLQNLGDDIFLLQVLFGTVDFLGPTANNVLLKVFGHCVVLADSQATTGLSILANMLVPQDFQSLRVVFAVLGKGCFGMCLTCYSVYKAELFPTLLWMTADGFLQLVGHLGAMLDPLIGXPARPCPCCPLPLISSLVLLFLPETQGLPLPDAIQDLENQKAQWLPAGPAAGLPRAKSLPTWACGSPLLPKLPGER, from the exons ATGGCATTCTCCGAGCTCTTGGAGC GCGGGGGTGTGGGCCTCTTCCGGGTCCTGCCAGTCatcactctcctcctcccctccatctCAGCGCCCTCTCAAATGCTTCTGGACAACTTGGTGGCCACCCCTGGCCACTGCTGCGGGGCCCACATGCTGGACAATGGCTCTGAGGCCCCCGCGGCCCTCACACCCGAGGCGTTCCTAGTCATCTCCATCCCACCGGGCCTCAACCACAGGCCTCCCCAGTGTTGCCAATTCTGCCAGCCACAGCAGCAACTCCTGGACCCCAATGCCACGGCCACCAACTAGAGCGAGGCAGCCACGGAGCCTTGTGTGGACGGCTGGGTCTACGACCGCAGCACCTTCACCCCCACCATCGTGGCCGAG TGGGGCCTGGTGTGCGGCCACCAGGGCCTGAAGTTCCTGGGCCAGGCCGGCTTCATGGCCGGGATGCTGTGGGGCCCCTTCGCCTAGGGCCTCCTCTCCTGCTG GTTTGGGCGGAAGTCGATGCTGAGCTGGTGGTGCCTGCAGGGGGCCGTGGCCACCACTAGCACCATCTTTGCCCCCACTTTTCTCATCTATTGTGGCCTCCGATTTTTCAGCGCTTCTGGATTGGCCGGAATCTTCCTGACCTCAACGACACTCT TGGTGGAGTGGGCCGTGACCCACAGGCAAGCTGTCACATTGACAGTTCTGGGGTGCAGCTACCGCACAGGCCGGGTGGCCCCAGGTGGTCTGGCCTTCGCCCTGCGGGACTGGCGAGCCCTCCATCTGGCCACGTCAGCGCCCTTCTTTGCCATCTTCCTGATATCCTG GTGGCTGCCAGAATCAGCACAATGGCTAATTAGTACTGGCAAACCAGACCGAGCCCTTCAGAAACTCAAAAAAGTGGCCAGGATAAACGGCCACAAGGATGCCAAGACGACACTGACCATAGAG GTGCTGATGTCCAccatggaggaggaggtggcctcTGCAAGGGCCCACCAGTCGCAGCTAGACCTGTTCCACGGGCCCATACTCCACAGGATTAACG GGACCCGACTTCCGGCTGTGCCCTGTAGCTTCTCCCTCATGATCTCCTACTTCGGGCTGGTCCACCACCTACAGAACCTGGGAGATGACATCTTCCTCCTCCAAGTCCTGTTTGGCACTGTGGACTTCCTGGGCCCAACTGCCAACAACGTCTTGCTCAAGGTCTTTGGCCACTGCGTAGTCCTGGCCGACTCCCAGGCCACAACTGGCCTCTCCATCCTGGCCAACATGCTGGTCCCACAGG ACTTTCAGAGCCTGCGGGTAGTCTTTGCAGTCCTGGGAAAGGGCTGTTTCGGTATGTGCCTAACCTGCTACTCTGTCTACAAGGCCGAGCTCTTCCCAACCTTGCTGTG GATGACAGCAGATGGCTTCCTGCAGTTAGTAGGTCATCTTGGGGCCATGCTGGACCCCCTGATCGGATGACccgccaggccctgcccctgctgccctctcccCCTCATTTCCAGTCTTGTCCTGCTCTTCCTCCCGGAGACACAGGGACTTCCACTACCTGATGCCATCCAGGACCTGGAGAACCA GAAAGCACAATGGTTACCAGCCGGCCCTGCAGCCGGACTGCCTAGAGCTAAATCCCTACCCACCTGGGCATGTGGCTCACCTCTCTTACCAAAACTGCCCGGAGAGAGATAG